In Salvia miltiorrhiza cultivar Shanhuang (shh) chromosome 4, IMPLAD_Smil_shh, whole genome shotgun sequence, the DNA window TTGAACCGTCGGTCACTTGGGGTAATGATCAGTCAACGGGTTGGCCTTCATGGGATGAGCCAAATCCGTACCAGTACGATCGCCTAATAACTGATCGTTGTTGGGGTCCAGCTGATGATCAATATACGTACGAGCCTCAGTTCGTGGAGGATGCTGGTAATGTAGATGAAGATTATGTTCCATCGTCTGAAGCCGAGACTGATACAAGCGCCTCTGAAGACTTGTCGGAGACAGAGAACGTGAGAAGGGCGGGGATTGAATATGCAGGTTGGCAGAATTTGCAGATCGACGAGGATGATGACGAACAGGTTCCTGGAGCAGAtgaactaactaattggttagtacCGGTTATCCCGTTGGACGCCGCAGCGGCACTTGTGGATATTGAAGATTATCAGCTATTGCCTCGGGAGTTGTCaaagaatatgtatttcaatagcaaagatgatatgatcgttgcaatcggtctgtggaacatgaagcaggGCAAGGAATTTTCTGTCAGCAAATCAGACAGCAGACGAGTCTACTTCAAATGCAAGCATTCAGATACGTGCCCCTTCAAGCTCCATGCATCGTCACAAGATGGAGTCATTTGGGGAGTGTATAAGTTCACCAATGAGCACTCATGCGACGGTGAGCTAGGGCGCGTAGCGCGAATAAAGGCCCCCGCAAAAGTCGTCGCAGCATATTTAGCACAGAAGATACACGACGATTGCGAGATCTTGAAGCCGAAGGCCATCCAGCTGGAGCTGCGACGTGAGTTTGGCGTACAGATCAAGTACGATGTTGCATTGCGAGCCCGTAATCGAGCCACTGAGATGGTTTATGGTCGACATGATCAGTCCTTCGAGATGCTGCCCAAGTACTTATACATGTTGAGACAATCCAATCCCGGTTCGAGGGTGGAGTGGGAAGTTGACGATGATggccgattcaaacacttatttgttgctcttgcagcttcggctacccctttcatgttcagcttacggccagtgattgtcgtcgatggcacacacttgaagggcaagaataggggtattttgtttgttgcagtGACGAAGGACGGCAACGAGAGTTTGTTCCCACTCGCGTATGGTGTTGGCCCGAAAGAAAACGATGAATCGTGGAGTTATTTCATGTCACGCATTCGACGTGTTTATGGCCAAGCCGATCCACTTTTGATTGTCTCTGATCAGCATATCTCCATTGCCAATGCTATCAGGAATGAGTTACCAAATGCAACCCACGGCCTATGCTACTACCATTTGCAAAATAACCTGAAGCATTACGGTAAGGCAGTGGTCGAGGTGTATCGACAAGCTGCATTTGCGTAGGAGAAGTCCGACTTCAATAGGGCTTTGAACGCCCTGAAGGTTATGAAGAGAGCCGCGTACGATAAACTAATGGGGATTGGGCCGGAGAAGTGGGCTCGTTCGATGTGTCCTATGCCTGTGCGACGCTACAGTTTTATGACATCAAATGCTGCTGAAGCTTTTAATTCCAGATTGTTGTGGGCAAGAAGACTTCCTATATGCTCGATGTTAGAGGCAATCAGAATTGTTATTGAGAAATGGTTCAGCGAGCGACTAAGGGCTGCACAACAAATCGAGCAAGGCTTGACTGTTGAGGCTGGTAAAAGGGTAGCTATTGAAGTCCAAAAAAGTCGTCGATACACTGCACAAAGGTTGAGTGGCATGAAGTATAAGGTGCAAACTGCTGACAGAAGCTTCAAGATGGATCtagagaagaaaaaatgcgaATGTCGAGTATTTCAGCTAGACCAACTGCCCTGTTCTCATTCAATCGCTGCAATAAGGTACGATCATGAAATGATTACTGTCGGGTTCATTGAAATGTAAATATGTTCTAATGTTCGTTATATTGATTACTATcggagtttgtttgtttttatagtGAAGCCGGTGATACGATCGCGGAGTATGTAGACTCGTACTACACGAATGACTTTCTTATCGATACTTACTCTCGCGAAGTTAATAATCTCCCGCCGAGACGCCAGTGGTTGGTTCCCGAGCACATCGCTGAGCAGGTTGTATTACCTCTGATTGTAAAAGGTCAAGCGGGGCGCCCAAAAGAAGGTAGACATCGAGGTGGTGGTGAAGGCACCAGCACACAAGCCGATGAGTCTTCTAGTATCAGGCGTCGTAAACCAAAGAAGTGCAGCATCTGCCATGAAGAAGGACACAGCAAGAGAACGTGCGCTGGCAGGGCGACTGAGCCCAGGGAGTAGTGGGATGTATTTGTGTGCTGTAacagttaatgatattgattgaattatcttattattcgataAGCTGGAATGATTTACAGGAAATAATGCTCGTTGAATAACCAAATAGAAGCACACATTAATGTAACAATATACAAAACTATGCAAAACCAAGTCTAgtgatacgatgtgtcctagtTTCACACAACGAAAATATAGATCTAGCAATCTTGGCCCTGTATGCCGCCACGTTGTGGTTACCCCACTCAATGGATGGAGAGCCAGATATCAGTCGTTCTGCATACATGCAGACGAAAGGCCCGCAGCTGACAGAGTCCTGCTGGTGAAACTGAACCTCCGCTGGAGCAAACACCGCCGTCATAAGTGGGTACTTCTCCTTTGCCACTGTCGAATCAATGGATGTGTCGTCTAGCCACCTCGCCAACTGAAGGACAATTGGCAACAATCTCAGTAAAGGCAGTAGTTCACCAACTCGACCATCCTGCTGTCGAGGTGATAGCTTGTGGAATACTGGGTCATAGACCTCGCAAACCAATTCTCCTAACCGGATCCGACATAGGACAAAATGGTGGCCAATTATGACTGGCATGAGAACCTATGACAAACTACAATgaattgataagaaacaacatatAAAGCACAAATGACTAATGACAAATAATTGTTTAACTGATTACCTGTGTGGCATCCATCCATCATATATGACCAGGAGGAAGTTCATGGCCCTTAACGGCTTTTCCACGTATTTGGCAGAGCCAGTCTATCCGGGGCTGCCAACCATCAGCTACTGCTCCATGCGTCAATATATGATACTCCTCTGGAGTAAACTCACTTCTTGCCCACTTCTCCAATAGAGCGTCCCACTCGCCCTGGAGGTATATCTACAGATCAATAgaagtaattaataatttatattcgcaccaatgaaaacatacaaataatgaaagtttactTACAAACCAATCCGTGTCTAATATGATTGTGTTATTCATATCTACGTCATCCAGTAAATCTGCTGAAGCTCGAAGTCTATTTCTCAAGCTTAAGAAATACAAGTCAATATCCTgcaacaaagttaaaatcaatAAGTTAGTAGAAAGTAATTTAACAATGTTaaaatcaatagattatttacCCCAATTGTGAATTCCTGGCTGACATTATCCACCCGCGCGAAGTCGTCGTACTCCCGCAAACCACCACTTGCCTTGACATAAATCTCACGACCCCTACCCTCTCGACACCTAGCCATCCACTTCTCATAATGGTCACTGCAGACTTGTGTCACTGGACGTGGCATAACCCAAGGCGATCGCTGATAGTTAGACGGACGCCTCACCCTCTGACTGCGACGCGGGGGCTCTGCTGGCGGCTGCTCTGCCGGCGGCTGCTCTGCTGGCGGCTGCTCTGCTGGCGGCTGCTCTGCCGGCGGCTGCTCTAGGTGCTGCAGCAGCAGTACCTGTGGCTGCTCTGCCTGTGGCTCAGGCTCCTCTGTCTGAGCCTGTCCTGCCGAACTGGACTGTCCCCACTCAtgtggtgcaatagaagtgagcGGTTCAGCAAAGAATATCGGGGTCTCTGTTCTATACTGCGGCTTCAAGAATGGGGAAGACCAATGAGGGTAGACCTGGGTCGACCAGTCAAAAGTCTGCTCCGCCGGTGTGTAGTCGCCCTGAACAGACTGATTCATGGCCCGCCACTGCTCGTTGTAATCCTGGGTCTCTGGATGGCGTGGTTCCTCACCGTGGGGGTCGTCGTCGCAGGAACGtgaatgacgagccggctcTGAAGCGTCGGGCCCTGAAGCACTGGGTGGAGGAGACCGTCGCTGTGGAGGAGACCGTGGCTGGTAATCATCAGGGGACCGTCGCTGGTCATCATCATCAGGGGAGTCGGGCACTCGGAAATGTTTGCTCTTCTTGCACCTATCCTTTTTGCCCTTGCTCTTCAATTTCTCCACGAATTTGCCGAAGGCCTTCTTAATCTCCTGACGGATCGTCTTCTTCACCCACTTACGATCCACCTCACCCTCGCTGGGACTGGATACAGTCCGAGATCCGCTCGACGATGAAGAAGTATGCGGAGCTGGGCGCTTGCCCGGATCTactgaatgacgagccggctcgtggggtcgagcatccctcacagggcgcttgcccggatctactgaatgacgagccggctcgtgctgtcgagcatccctcacagggccCCGGACACTGTGACTGCGAGTCGTACGAGGCTGTCTAGGTACATCCTCCTCGTCCCCGCGCTCCTCCACAACACGGGCTCCGGTGCCCTGTGGAAATTGGACACCCCGAGCTAATGGGTTGTCGGGGGGCCTGAAGCTCACCGAGAGTTCGCCCGGTGTCAGCGCTGATATGAAGTAGTGACTCGACAGATCGTCAGCATCGGGGTCCAGGGGCATGACACCACCCTAGAAAGCaacaaagataatatattagaatataagtaaaacCAGTAACGGTGTGGAGGATAATCTTAAATAACTGATTACCTGTCCCTCGAATAGATCGCGCAGACCGTGAAGCTTCGGCTTACCCCTGAAAGTCCATCTCAAACACCGAGGGTGCGCTGTCGGATCACCGCTAGATGCTGCGACCATGTGTCCGAAGCCCGGGACGCGCTCCAATGCCCAGAcatataaagcccacgaaggaccgtagaagtgatacttctCGCCCTTTCCTGTCTCTCTCGTATAATGGCATAACATCTTATACGAATACGCGCCccaggggaatctatcaaatgcaGCCAGATCATCCACCAACACCCAAAGCCACGGCTGTACCCGCGCATCCAACCCAAGAACAAGGGTGTGAGCCACACACACGAGGACAGCACGAAGGTACAGGCTCCCATCCTCATCATCCACTCGACTATCCAAATCGCACACGCGTTTGATGAGCGACTGTATGGTCATGCTTCGCGTACCGCAGAATCGTCGGTATGCCTCCACGCGACTGCAGTCGTGCTGTAATGTCGCATCGAACCTCGATCCCCCGAAATTGAGCCCAGTCACTAATGCGTAGTCCGCAGGGGAAAATCTGACTCGTGCTCCGCACAGAAAGAAGCACATCTCATTTTCTTCTGACACAATCTGCCTCGATACAATCTGGTGTAATGCTTTATTGCTCTTCGCGCCGGGCCTCCAATCAGTGAAATGCCCAAAACATGATGCTCTAAATCTTCCCAATAAATCTGAATTGCACTGTTCGCCGAccacatttaaagtttcaaccagCTCCGGAAAATGTGAATCCCTATAGTAGGTGCTGATAGCAACCTCCGTCTGGTCTATAGTGTCGCGACGAAGATATGGGACATTcgcctattcatttacaaaatgaataccatattaaattcagtaaaaaaattaaaaaataatacaaataggcataattaaataactacAATTTAATCAATACCaaccaatttaattaaactgcaatttaatactaaattcagtaaaattcagtaatattaaactgcaattaaattccgcaaaatattaaaattcaataattcagtaaaatactaaaattcgagaaaaatagtcaaattcagtaaaatattaaaatagtaattcagtaaattcagtaatattaaactgcaattaaattcagtaaaattcagcaatttaatattaaattcagtaaaattagtaattcagcaatttaatattaaattcagtaaaaattcagtaaaatattaaactgcaattaataccaagcaatttaattaaattcagtaaaatattaaaaaacggcaatttaattaataccaagAAATAACagtttcattaattaataattcaacaattataattaaattaaattcagtaaaatagtaataattaacgtAAACATACAGATACATGGAAAAAAGTATTTTATACCTAAATAACAACTATCCGGCCGGCGAAGTGTCCGGTAAAATGAATCcggccgggtacatttcagattGAAACTGTCCCGGCCGGACTCATTATTCCGGGCATAGTGCCGGCCGGGTAGTTGTTCTATcggcataaaatactttaatTTATCAAATCGCACAAAGCCCACATACACAATGCAATTATAATTACTTAAACAAATATTTCAGATTGAAACAAATTCAGTAATACCCAGCAAAACtcgcaataataattacttaaccaaatataattaaattaaattcagtaaattactaactgattaatataaacatacaaataattaaaatggaatattTTATGCTAAAAAACGATCGGTCCGGGCGGTGAAGTTCCCGGAAAACTCAATCCGGCCgtatatttcatttaaataatgaaTTCGGCCGGAccgatttatccggccacttcaccggccggaccgatcggtttttagcataaattattctattctattcaatttcatgaaaattaaaaataaaaacctgtgaagaagatgccaTTGATGAGTACGACGTGCTTCAATATTTTGAACTCTCTCGGTGggtaaaaaaaagtgaagaaaCCGATATGTGTGGTGAGTAAAAAACCCTAGTGAAGGAAGGTAAATATAGTGGTGTTAAAAGCTTCGAAAAAAATGTGATTGAAGCCGATTGTATcggctttatgtctatcaaaagagAATCAAATTTTTTAGAAAGATATTTTTGACCTTTATGTATCGGTTGTTGCAAAATTCACTTGGTAACATGCATGATATTTTGGGTAACACGCATGCATTTAATTGGGACGGattttgagtatatatatatatatatatatatatatatatatatattttaaatttaaagatatggattaattaacacgatatatatagtgttatatactatatatcaacattcaagaataacacaatatatacaaataatttcaaagaatatatgtattgaaattaagatattaaagggaaaaaaaataaaaaatttaagatagatacgcatggatatatattattagcttcttgattttttttttatgcaattgaataaaatataatatgttatGCCTAAATAATATCTATCCGGCCGGTAATTTTCAAGGAAAAATGTATCCGGTCGGGTCATTGTTTTtctgaaatgtacccggtcgGATACATTTCTCTGGCCATTTCACCGGCCGGATCGATGGTATATCAACATAAAAGTGTTTTTTCTATCTATTGctatctttatattaatttttactattttgctgaatttaatttaatatattgtttaagtgttaattagtgtCCGGTCGATAATATTTACACTTTAAATTATCCGGTCGATAATATATATACagtttaaaaaaatcatatccGATACTCAGTGTGTAATCATTTCGGTCAACATCACAAATTATTGTACAAAAAAGCATTGGAACttaaaaatgtgtaagattgtgTAAGAAGACCGAAATGATTACTTAAGATGTTGACCCACTCAagggttaattagtaatttagggcatggatagctttgtatgataagggtgggcatttttcaaagggttaaggtgcagataagccCCTGAAGTGTGAGCCCTTAGAGCGATTTACTCcctttactaactgtgtgtgcaacttacCCCCTAAACTACCAAAAATCGCACATTTAACCCCTTCTTGACTAACACCGTTAGTCAACGTTAGTTagtaattttttcttttgtttttttaattctaattgtggggcccaccttcatttcttcttcttcttcttcttcttcttcttcttcttcttcttcttctcctacgcttcttcctcctcctctgccCTCCTATCCACCGCCTCCCACCCCCACTCCTCCAGGAAAATCGCCGCCGCCCTCCTATCCATGAAACAACATCTTTTTCTCCAATACACCTGAACGCCTTGTCGGATTCTTGAAACAAACTAAACTTGGAGTAGAGTGTAATCAAAACATTCCCAGAAAATGACGTGCAGTCAAGCCCGAGCTTCACCATTTGACAG includes these proteins:
- the LOC131023578 gene encoding uncharacterized protein LOC131023578; amino-acid sequence: MASSSQANVPYLRRDTIDQTEVAISTYYRDSHFPELVETLNVVGEQCNSDLLGRFRASCFGHFTDWRPGAKSNKALHQIVSRQIVSEENEMCFFLCGARVRFSPADYALVTGLNFGGSRFDATLQHDCSRVEAYRRFCGTRSMTIQSLIKRVCDLDSRVDDEDGSLYLRAVLVCVAHTLVLGLDARVQPWLWVLVDDLAAFDRFPWGAYSYKMLCHYTRETGKGEKYHFYGPSWALYVWALERVPGFGHMVAASSGDPTAHPRCLRWTFRGKPKLHGLRDLFEGQGGVMPLDPDADDLSSHYFISALTPGELSVSFRPPDNPLARGVQFPQGTGARVVEERGDEEDVPRQPRTTRSHSVRGPVRDARQHEPARHSVDPGKRPVRDARPHEPARHSVDPGKRPAPHTSSSSSGSRTVSSPSEGEVDRKWVKKTIRQEIKKAFGKFVEKLKSKGKKDRCKKSKHFRVPDSPDDDDQRRSPDDYQPRSPPQRRSPPPSASGPDASEPARHSRSCDDDPHGEEPRHPETQDYNEQWRAMNQSVQGDYTPAEQTFDWSTQVYPHWSSPFLKPQYRTETPIFFAEPLTSIAPHEWGQSSSAGQAQTEEPEPQAEQPQVLLLQHLEQPPAEQPPAEQPPAEQPPAEQPPAEPPRRSQRVRRPSNYQRSPWVMPRPVTQVCSDHYEKWMARCREGRGREIYVKASGGLREYDDFARVDNVSQEFTIGDIDLYFLSLRNRLRASADLLDDIYLQGEWDALLEKWARSEFTPEEYHILTHGAVADGWQPRIDWLCQIRGKAVKGHELPPGHI
- the LOC131020372 gene encoding uncharacterized protein LOC131020372, which codes for MDATQVLMPVIIGHHFVLCRIRLGELVCEVYDPVFHKLSPRQQDGRVGELLPLLRLLPIVLQLARWLDDTSIDSTVAKEKYPLMTAVFAPAEVQFHQQDSVSCGPFVCMYAERLISGSPSIEWGNHNVAAYRAKIARSIFSLCETRTHRITRLGFA